The Clostridioides difficile genome has a segment encoding these proteins:
- a CDS encoding metallophosphoesterase translates to MKENIVKNDNKTIKVVQISDTQIGSFYSTNKLKKVANKVNALNPDILVFTGDLIDYSNKNPDVDEITKILSSMNARLGKFSVFGNHDYMYELPRYYRQIMRNSNFHLLVNENKKIKLEDNKYINILGVDEILKGNPNIQDLEKKTDYNSFNLLLAHEPDLVDMLSKDTMNLVLSGHSHGGQIRVPFKGALVTPPYGRKYTKGFYDIKGNHLYVSSGLGSTKLPFRFFNVPEIVEFNILI, encoded by the coding sequence ATGAAAGAAAATATAGTAAAAAATGATAATAAAACTATAAAAGTAGTTCAGATTTCAGATACTCAAATAGGTAGCTTTTACTCGACTAATAAACTTAAAAAAGTAGCCAATAAGGTTAATGCCTTAAATCCAGATATATTAGTATTTACTGGAGATTTAATTGATTATTCTAATAAAAATCCAGATGTAGATGAAATTACAAAGATTTTATCTAGTATGAATGCAAGGTTAGGAAAATTCTCAGTATTCGGTAATCATGATTATATGTATGAACTTCCTAGGTATTATAGACAAATTATGAGAAATTCTAACTTTCATCTTTTAGTTAATGAAAATAAGAAAATAAAACTTGAAGATAATAAGTACATTAATATACTTGGAGTTGATGAGATATTAAAGGGTAATCCAAATATACAGGATTTGGAGAAAAAAACTGATTATAATAGTTTTAATTTATTGTTGGCACATGAGCCAGATTTGGTAGATATGCTTAGTAAAGATACAATGAATTTAGTTTTATCTGGACATAGTCATGGCGGTCAAATAAGAGTGCCTTTTAAAGGTGCTTTAGTTACTCCTCCATATGGAAGGAAATATACTAAAGGATTTTATGATATAAAGGGAAATCATCTATATGTGAGTTCTGGTCTTGGAAGTACAAAGTTGCCATTTAGATTTTTTAATGTGCCAGAGATAGTTGAATTTAATATTCTAATTTAG
- a CDS encoding tRNA 2-thiocytidine(32) synthetase TtcA — translation MSMQKLLSKARKAIQDFDMIQENDKIAVGLSGGKDSLTLLHILKNYQRFSPQKFELIAVTLNTGGIDNSPLNKLCAEINVPFYEFQTNIKEIVFDIRKEKNPCALCANLRRGALNDNAKKLGCNKVALGHHKDDAIETFLMSMFYEGRVNCFSPKTYLDRQDLTVIRPMIYIEEYMTKKISKECNYPIIANPCPANGHTRREYIKNLIANLNKEMPDFKRNVFGSLNNSEKLFIWDKEKIKNIYLK, via the coding sequence ATGTCTATGCAAAAACTTCTTAGTAAAGCCCGTAAGGCTATACAAGACTTTGATATGATACAAGAAAATGATAAAATTGCAGTTGGTCTTTCTGGTGGAAAAGATAGTTTGACATTACTTCATATACTTAAAAATTATCAAAGATTTTCTCCACAAAAGTTTGAACTAATAGCTGTAACACTAAATACTGGTGGAATTGATAACTCACCATTAAACAAATTATGTGCTGAAATAAATGTACCTTTTTATGAATTTCAAACTAATATAAAAGAAATCGTATTTGATATAAGAAAAGAAAAAAATCCTTGTGCACTATGTGCTAATTTAAGAAGGGGTGCTCTAAATGACAATGCAAAGAAGCTTGGATGTAATAAAGTAGCTCTTGGACATCATAAGGATGATGCTATTGAAACATTTTTAATGTCTATGTTTTATGAAGGAAGAGTTAATTGTTTTTCGCCAAAAACATATTTAGATAGACAAGATTTAACTGTTATAAGACCTATGATTTACATAGAAGAATATATGACTAAGAAGATTTCAAAGGAGTGTAACTATCCTATCATAGCAAATCCATGTCCTGCAAATGGCCATACTAGGAGAGAATACATAAAAAATCTTATTGCTAATTTAAATAAAGAAATGCCAGATTTTAAAAGGAACGTATTTGGTTCTTTAAATAATTCAGAAAAACTTTTTATATGGGATAAGGAAAAGATAAAAAATATTTATTTAAAATAA
- a CDS encoding M15 family metallopeptidase: protein MKKLKFILAIIVVLFISIFIAKDKILKDEEPTGTAQFASSQDVEANSQKKNHSNSISDNILLVNKTNELSKDYMPKDITKVNIEFVPEATEEEKQMAGEPAKAVEDLVRQANEEGIQFLGSSAYRSYDTQQDTYTRRVNSQGQEKADAYVAKPGHSEHQSGLCIDVTNPERWFVGSTKEAIWLAENAHKFGFIIRYPKGKEDITGTAYEPWHIRYVGKDVAEEIYSKGLTLEEYLQNK from the coding sequence ATGAAAAAATTAAAATTTATATTAGCGATTATAGTAGTATTATTTATAAGTATATTTATAGCTAAAGATAAAATTCTGAAAGATGAAGAGCCAACTGGAACTGCTCAATTTGCTTCATCACAAGATGTTGAAGCAAATTCTCAGAAAAAAAATCACTCAAATAGTATATCAGATAATATATTATTGGTAAACAAGACAAATGAGCTTAGTAAAGATTATATGCCAAAAGATATTACTAAAGTAAATATAGAGTTTGTTCCAGAAGCTACTGAAGAGGAAAAACAAATGGCAGGAGAACCTGCAAAAGCAGTAGAAGACTTAGTTAGACAAGCTAATGAAGAGGGAATACAGTTTTTAGGGTCTTCAGCATATAGGTCTTATGATACTCAACAAGATACTTATACAAGAAGAGTAAATTCTCAAGGTCAGGAAAAAGCTGATGCATATGTAGCAAAACCTGGGCATAGTGAACATCAATCTGGTCTGTGTATTGATGTAACAAATCCAGAAAGATGGTTTGTTGGAAGTACAAAAGAAGCTATATGGTTGGCAGAAAATGCTCATAAATTTGGATTTATAATAAGATATCCGAAAGGTAAAGAAGATATAACAGGTACAGCATATGAGCCATGGCACATTAGATATGTGGGTAAGGATGTCGCTGAGGAAATTTATTCAAAAGGATTAACTTTGGAAGAATATTTACAAAATAAGTAA
- a CDS encoding response regulator transcription factor — protein sequence MKDTILVVDDEKEIRNLIEIYLLNDGYNVIKAKDGQEALDILKKENIHLMVLDIMMPNMDGIEVCRRVRESLNIPILMLSAKSEDMDKIQGIMTGADDYLTKPFNPLELTVRIKALLRRAYYFSGANKENKNVIEVGAVLIDKEKHSVTVDGKDIFLTSREFDILYLLANNKGRVYSTEEIFEKVWKEQYYQSNNTVMVHMSRIRDKIEKYTDGEKIIHTVWGVGYKIEK from the coding sequence GTGAAGGACACAATTCTTGTTGTGGATGATGAAAAAGAAATAAGAAACCTTATAGAGATATATCTTTTAAATGATGGATATAATGTAATTAAAGCTAAAGATGGACAAGAAGCTTTAGATATTTTAAAGAAAGAGAATATTCACTTGATGGTATTGGATATAATGATGCCAAATATGGATGGGATAGAAGTTTGTAGAAGAGTTAGAGAAAGTTTAAATATACCAATACTTATGTTGAGTGCAAAGTCAGAGGATATGGACAAGATACAAGGGATAATGACAGGTGCAGATGACTATTTAACAAAGCCATTTAATCCCCTTGAACTCACTGTCAGAATAAAAGCATTACTTAGAAGAGCGTATTATTTTAGTGGAGCTAACAAGGAAAATAAAAATGTAATAGAAGTTGGAGCTGTATTAATAGACAAAGAAAAACATAGTGTAACAGTGGATGGGAAGGATATATTTTTGACATCAAGAGAATTTGATATATTATATTTACTAGCAAACAATAAAGGTAGAGTGTATAGCACAGAAGAAATATTTGAAAAAGTGTGGAAAGAGCAATATTACCAATCGAATAATACTGTAATGGTTCATATGAGTAGGATAAGGGATAAAATTGAAAAGTATACAGATGGAGAAAAAATAATTCATACTGTATGGGGGGTAGGGTACAAAATTGAAAAATAA
- a CDS encoding ATP-binding protein: MKNKSVLNYMFRPIVEFIISCIITLIIMLTSAYIIKILYMRTTLSTINYLMHSLRDIRATIGDSTLYSVLFLTASLSIYSLMSYKRNKKLVNFLKDTDNKNKKIEIIMDAVNSMEKGDLEKSIDIEYESNGLSDKKIDEIDELANKINSIVYKLRNITVEERQAQQTKTDLITNVSHDLRTPLTSIMGYLGLIEDGKYKDEVQLMYYVNIAYEKSKSLNILINDLFELTKMQNNTVRLNKIEINLVELLSQIVSQLGFYFKKEFMVSRVNFNEEKLIINADPNKLVRAFENLITNAMKYGKEGLYVDIVTAKKGNMAIAKVINYGEPIPLLDLPNIFDRFYRVEKSRNSNEGGSGLGLAITKNIVNLHGGEITVSSNIHQTVFEVQLPIIQEIV, translated from the coding sequence TTGAAAAATAAAAGCGTATTAAATTATATGTTTCGTCCTATAGTAGAATTTATAATAAGTTGTATTATAACCCTAATCATTATGTTAACAAGTGCTTATATAATAAAGATACTATATATGAGGACTACTTTATCTACAATTAATTACCTTATGCATAGTTTGAGAGACATTAGAGCTACTATAGGAGACAGCACATTATATTCGGTTTTATTTCTGACAGCATCATTATCAATTTATTCATTAATGTCATACAAGAGAAATAAAAAACTTGTAAATTTTCTAAAAGATACTGACAACAAAAATAAAAAAATAGAAATTATCATGGATGCCGTAAACTCAATGGAGAAAGGCGATTTAGAAAAAAGTATAGATATTGAGTATGAGTCAAATGGATTAAGTGATAAAAAAATTGATGAGATTGATGAACTTGCAAATAAAATCAATAGTATAGTTTATAAACTCAGAAATATAACTGTTGAAGAAAGACAAGCTCAGCAGACTAAAACGGATTTAATAACAAATGTTTCGCATGACTTAAGAACTCCTTTAACCTCAATAATGGGTTATCTGGGATTGATAGAAGATGGTAAGTATAAAGATGAAGTTCAGTTAATGTATTATGTTAATATTGCATATGAAAAATCAAAAAGTTTAAATATACTTATAAATGATTTATTTGAACTTACCAAGATGCAAAATAATACAGTAAGATTAAATAAAATAGAGATAAACTTGGTAGAACTATTAAGCCAAATAGTATCTCAACTTGGATTTTATTTTAAAAAAGAATTTATGGTTAGTAGAGTTAATTTCAATGAGGAAAAATTAATTATAAATGCTGACCCAAATAAATTGGTGAGAGCTTTTGAAAATCTTATAACCAATGCTATGAAATATGGAAAAGAAGGACTTTATGTAGATATAGTGACAGCAAAAAAAGGAAATATGGCAATTGCAAAAGTTATAAATTATGGAGAACCAATTCCTTTATTAGATTTACCAAATATATTTGATAGATTCTATAGAGTTGAGAAATCAAGAAATAGTAATGAGGGAGGTTCTGGATTAGGTCTTGCAATTACAAAAAATATTGTGAATTTACATGGTGGTGAAATTACTGTTTCAAGTAACATACATCAAACTGTATTTGAGGTACAGCTACCAATAATACAAGAAATAGTGTAA
- a CDS encoding S-ribosylhomocysteine lyase, producing MEKVESFKLDHTKVKAPFVRKCSVLDGVKGDKITKFDLRFLQPNVESFGTAAMHGLEHLLATYLRETLDGVIDLSPMGCRTGFYLILWGDVDAKTVKDGLEKALQKVLESDKMPAATALECGNYRDLSLFGAKEYAKDVLDKGFSLNIYGE from the coding sequence ATGGAAAAAGTAGAAAGTTTTAAATTAGACCATACAAAAGTTAAAGCTCCTTTTGTAAGAAAGTGCAGTGTACTTGATGGAGTTAAAGGAGATAAAATAACTAAATTTGACTTGAGATTTTTACAACCAAATGTAGAAAGCTTTGGAACTGCTGCTATGCATGGTTTAGAACATTTACTAGCAACTTATTTAAGAGAGACATTAGATGGTGTAATAGACTTATCTCCAATGGGGTGCAGAACAGGATTTTATTTGATTTTATGGGGAGATGTAGATGCTAAGACAGTTAAAGATGGCTTAGAAAAGGCGTTACAGAAAGTACTTGAATCTGATAAAATGCCAGCTGCTACAGCTCTAGAATGTGGAAACTATAGAGACTTATCTTTATTTGGAGCAAAAGAATATGCAAAAGATGTTTTAGATAAAGGATTTTCTCTTAATATATATGGAGAATAA
- a CDS encoding Vitamin B12 dependent methionine synthase, activation domain protein, with product MENNLIERESININQSEVLRYLQYKGQEIDKELKETIDECIEIAKNKINPRYISRIYPIKINKDKTVELEGTNLILKSKDIYELLKDCDECVIMAATLGIEVEKEIKRYSYSDLTKGLIIDSCGTTAIEEVCDIVQNDIEKVFLEQNKFITMRYSPGYGDLPIEKNIDILNVLNAQKQIGLTITSNGIMIPRKSVVAIIGISNFKIDKSKKEKSCENCKNYRNCTYRKGANSCGNKTISKG from the coding sequence ATGGAGAATAATTTAATTGAAAGAGAAAGTATAAACATAAATCAAAGTGAGGTTTTAAGGTATTTACAATACAAAGGACAAGAAATAGATAAAGAACTTAAAGAAACTATTGATGAATGTATAGAAATAGCCAAAAACAAGATAAATCCTAGATATATATCTAGGATTTATCCTATCAAAATAAATAAAGATAAGACTGTAGAACTAGAGGGAACAAATTTAATTTTAAAGAGTAAGGATATATATGAACTTCTAAAAGACTGTGATGAATGTGTAATTATGGCAGCGACTTTGGGAATAGAGGTAGAAAAGGAAATAAAAAGATACTCTTACTCAGATTTAACAAAAGGACTAATAATTGATTCATGTGGAACAACAGCGATAGAAGAAGTATGCGATATTGTTCAAAATGATATAGAAAAGGTTTTTTTAGAACAAAACAAATTTATAACTATGCGATATAGCCCAGGATATGGAGATTTACCAATAGAGAAAAATATAGACATATTAAATGTTTTAAATGCTCAAAAACAAATAGGACTCACAATTACATCAAATGGGATTATGATACCAAGAAAATCAGTAGTGGCTATTATAGGTATTTCTAATTTTAAAATAGATAAATCAAAGAAAGAAAAATCGTGTGAAAATTGTAAAAACTACAGAAACTGTACATATAGAAAAGGAGCGAATTCTTGTGGAAATAAGACAATATCTAAAGGATAA
- a CDS encoding homocysteine S-methyltransferase family protein produces MEIRQYLKDNILIFDGAMGTMLQQKGLKIGENPEVFGLQNPEKLIDIHISYLEAGSNVILTNTFGCNELKLNNEYTVEQVIDNAVSVARKAIENVDSTKPRYVALDIGPIGEMLEPMGTLSFDRAYEIFKRQVLQGAKSGVDVIVIETMMDLYEAKAAVLAAKENSDLPVFCTMTFDESGRSFTGCMPESMVATIEGLGVDAIGVNCSLGPKQLLPIVKKIASRASIPVMVQANAGLPNIVDGEAIYDVDAKEFFEGVKKFVEAGATIIGGCCGTNPSFIKEISENISSVTKGSTEKIDNCVVCSPSKFVEVESPTVVGERLNPTGRKSLQEALKNENLDYAINLGLEQVSAGAQILGVNVGLPEIDEKKLMPKLIKEIQAVVDTPLQIDSSNVEALEQGLRYYNGRTIVNSVNGKEESLESILPIVKKYGACVVGLALDEKGIPEKAEERFEIAKKIVDRAVSYGIKPKDIFIDCLSLTVSAQQEEAIETIKAITMVKTLGVKTILGVSNISFGLPNRKALNASFLTLALGAGLDLAIINPNEYSMMEAINSFRILNNTDKGCINYINQYSNINNSKQSDSTVKANKDLSLDVLVERGLKEEAKSVTLNLLKEKDENYILDKILIPALDRVGKKYDSGDIFLPQLIQSAETVKTALNTIKETLISKSSDNVSKGKIIVATVKGDIHDIGKNIVKIMLENYGYEVIDLGKDVPIEEVVEVAKKRDIKLVGLSALMTTTVQSMKDTIQALRDNDINAKVFVGGAVLTEEYADEMGADYYSKDAKSAVEIAKLNF; encoded by the coding sequence GTGGAAATAAGACAATATCTAAAGGATAATATATTAATATTTGATGGTGCAATGGGAACAATGCTGCAACAAAAGGGGTTAAAGATAGGTGAAAATCCAGAAGTATTTGGTCTTCAAAATCCAGAAAAACTTATAGACATACATATATCATATTTAGAGGCAGGCTCAAATGTAATTCTTACAAATACTTTTGGGTGTAATGAACTAAAGCTAAATAATGAATATACAGTAGAACAAGTCATAGACAATGCCGTTTCAGTGGCTAGAAAGGCTATAGAAAATGTAGATAGCACTAAACCTAGATATGTAGCATTAGATATTGGTCCTATAGGAGAAATGCTAGAACCTATGGGAACTTTAAGTTTTGATAGAGCATATGAGATATTTAAAAGACAAGTATTACAGGGTGCTAAATCTGGAGTTGATGTAATAGTAATAGAGACTATGATGGATTTATATGAAGCTAAAGCAGCTGTTTTAGCAGCTAAGGAGAATTCTGATTTACCTGTTTTCTGTACTATGACATTTGATGAAAGTGGGAGAAGCTTTACTGGATGTATGCCAGAAAGTATGGTTGCTACAATAGAAGGGCTGGGAGTTGATGCAATAGGAGTAAACTGTTCATTAGGTCCTAAGCAACTTTTGCCAATAGTAAAAAAAATCGCATCAAGAGCTTCAATACCTGTAATGGTTCAAGCAAATGCAGGTTTACCAAATATAGTTGATGGAGAAGCTATATATGACGTTGATGCTAAAGAATTTTTTGAAGGAGTCAAAAAATTCGTTGAAGCTGGAGCAACTATAATAGGCGGATGTTGTGGTACAAATCCAAGTTTTATAAAAGAAATATCTGAAAATATAAGCTCTGTCACAAAGGGAAGTACTGAAAAAATTGATAACTGTGTGGTTTGTTCACCATCAAAATTTGTTGAAGTAGAATCACCTACAGTTGTTGGAGAAAGATTAAATCCAACAGGTAGAAAATCTTTGCAAGAAGCTTTGAAAAATGAAAATTTAGATTACGCAATAAATTTAGGGTTAGAGCAAGTAAGTGCGGGTGCACAAATATTAGGTGTGAATGTTGGTTTGCCAGAAATAGATGAAAAGAAATTAATGCCAAAGTTAATAAAAGAGATTCAAGCAGTAGTAGATACACCATTACAAATCGATTCTTCCAATGTAGAGGCTTTGGAACAAGGTCTTAGATATTATAATGGTAGAACAATCGTAAACTCTGTAAATGGCAAAGAAGAGTCTTTAGAAAGTATATTACCAATAGTTAAAAAGTATGGTGCATGTGTGGTTGGTCTTGCATTAGACGAAAAAGGTATACCTGAAAAAGCTGAGGAAAGATTTGAGATAGCAAAAAAAATAGTTGATAGAGCAGTTTCTTATGGAATAAAACCAAAAGATATATTTATAGATTGTTTATCACTAACTGTTTCAGCTCAACAAGAGGAGGCAATAGAAACTATAAAAGCTATAACAATGGTTAAGACATTAGGGGTAAAAACTATACTAGGGGTTTCAAATATTTCATTTGGACTTCCAAATAGAAAAGCACTTAATGCTTCTTTTTTAACACTAGCTTTAGGAGCAGGGCTTGACTTAGCAATAATAAACCCAAATGAATATAGTATGATGGAAGCTATTAATTCTTTTAGAATCCTAAATAATACGGATAAAGGATGTATAAATTATATAAATCAATACAGTAATATAAATAATTCAAAACAGTCTGATTCTACTGTTAAAGCCAATAAAGATTTGTCACTAGATGTTTTAGTTGAAAGAGGATTAAAAGAAGAAGCCAAAAGTGTAACATTGAATCTATTAAAAGAGAAGGATGAAAATTATATACTAGATAAAATTTTAATTCCAGCACTTGATAGAGTAGGAAAGAAATACGATAGTGGAGACATCTTTTTACCCCAACTGATTCAATCAGCAGAAACAGTAAAAACTGCACTAAATACAATAAAAGAAACCTTGATAAGTAAAAGTAGTGACAATGTATCTAAAGGAAAAATAATAGTTGCTACAGTAAAAGGAGATATTCATGATATTGGAAAAAATATAGTAAAAATAATGCTAGAGAATTATGGATATGAAGTTATAGACTTAGGAAAAGATGTTCCAATTGAGGAAGTAGTAGAGGTTGCTAAAAAAAGAGATATAAAGTTAGTAGGATTAAGTGCACTTATGACTACAACTGTTCAAAGTATGAAAGATACAATTCAAGCATTAAGAGATAATGATATAAATGCTAAAGTCTTTGTAGGTGGAGCAGTTTTGACAGAGGAATATGCGGATGAAATGGGAGCTGACTATTATTCAAAGGATGCAAAATCTGCTGTTGAGATAGCAAAGTTAAATTTTTAG
- a CDS encoding aminopeptidase, with product MDLNKNLEKYAELAIKVGVNIQPGQTLLIKSPIECADFARNALKEAYKCGAKNVYIEWSDEESTLIKYLYAPDEVFHEFPKWTADQYVDIAKEGGAFLSVYAQNPDLLKDVDPEKVSNFQKASGKALKEWRSYTLTDKCKWSIVSVPTKDWAKKVFPNLSENEAIDKLWDAIFKCSRVDGQDPIKAWREHNENLKSKMDFLNESNFKTLKYKSSKTDLTLDLPKGHIWLSGASKDPNGVSFNPNIPTEEIFGMPHKFKVNGTVYSTKPLVYGGNIIDNFFLTFKNGKIVDFSAEKGLETLKKLIETDEGSHYLGEVALVPFSSPISDTNIIFYNTLYDENASCHFAIGSAYRTCLDGGNDLKDEELDEHGVNDSLTHVDFMVGSSDMDIIGETHDGKHIQIFKNGNWAF from the coding sequence ATGGATTTAAATAAAAATTTAGAAAAATATGCTGAGTTAGCAATTAAGGTCGGAGTTAACATACAACCAGGTCAAACTTTACTTATAAAATCCCCAATCGAATGTGCTGATTTTGCAAGAAATGCACTGAAGGAAGCATATAAATGTGGTGCTAAAAATGTATATATAGAATGGTCTGATGAAGAAAGTACTCTTATTAAATATTTATATGCACCAGATGAAGTATTTCATGAGTTTCCAAAGTGGACTGCAGACCAATATGTAGATATAGCTAAAGAAGGTGGAGCATTTTTATCAGTATATGCTCAAAACCCTGATTTATTAAAAGATGTTGACCCTGAAAAAGTTTCTAACTTTCAAAAGGCTTCTGGAAAAGCTTTAAAAGAGTGGCGTTCTTATACTCTAACAGATAAATGTAAATGGAGTATAGTTTCTGTACCAACAAAAGATTGGGCAAAAAAAGTATTTCCAAATTTATCAGAAAATGAAGCAATAGATAAGTTATGGGATGCCATATTTAAGTGCTCAAGAGTTGATGGTCAAGACCCTATAAAAGCATGGAGAGAACATAATGAAAATCTAAAGTCTAAAATGGACTTTTTAAATGAAAGTAATTTCAAAACTTTAAAATATAAATCTTCAAAAACTGATTTAACTTTAGATTTGCCAAAAGGTCATATTTGGTTAAGTGGAGCATCTAAAGACCCTAATGGAGTAAGTTTTAATCCTAACATCCCAACTGAAGAGATTTTTGGAATGCCACACAAATTTAAAGTAAATGGAACTGTGTATAGTACTAAGCCTCTTGTTTATGGAGGAAATATAATTGATAATTTCTTTTTGACTTTCAAAAATGGTAAAATAGTAGATTTTTCTGCTGAAAAGGGATTGGAAACATTAAAGAAACTTATTGAAACAGATGAAGGCTCTCATTATTTAGGAGAAGTTGCTCTTGTTCCATTTAGCTCTCCAATATCTGATACAAATATTATTTTTTATAATACATTATATGATGAAAATGCTTCTTGCCACTTTGCAATTGGTTCTGCTTATAGGACTTGCTTAGATGGTGGAAATGATTTAAAAGATGAAGAATTGGATGAACATGGAGTAAATGATAGTCTAACACATGTTGACTTTATGGTTGGTTCTTCGGATATGGATATTATCGGAGAAACTCATGATGGAAAACATATACAGATTTTTAAAAACGGCAATTGGGCGTTTTAA
- a CDS encoding DUF1847 domain-containing protein, protein MYKCGKCNLRGCSDGDMDKLMKICPTREAKLQEKAKKLYEEEENRKIAYNAGLIETEGYCQYTRLKEIIEFAKKCDYKKIGIAFCIGLKREMQTVQRVFEHHGFEVFSVICKNGAMPKSTVGLEASQTISKCADEIMCNPIGQALFLNEAKVDLNIILGLCVGHDTLAMKYMEAPITTLIVKDRVTGHNPAAAIYNAESYFEKKLFDKDEE, encoded by the coding sequence ATGTATAAGTGTGGGAAATGTAATCTTAGAGGTTGTTCAGATGGAGATATGGATAAGTTAATGAAGATATGCCCAACTAGGGAAGCTAAACTACAAGAGAAAGCAAAAAAACTTTATGAAGAAGAAGAAAATAGAAAAATAGCTTATAATGCTGGATTAATTGAAACAGAAGGATATTGCCAATATACTAGGTTAAAAGAGATTATAGAGTTTGCTAAAAAATGTGATTATAAAAAAATTGGTATAGCGTTTTGTATTGGTTTAAAAAGAGAAATGCAAACAGTACAAAGGGTATTTGAACATCATGGATTTGAAGTATTTTCTGTTATATGTAAAAATGGAGCCATGCCTAAGAGTACAGTTGGATTAGAAGCATCTCAAACAATATCAAAGTGTGCAGATGAAATAATGTGTAATCCAATAGGACAAGCTTTATTCCTAAATGAGGCTAAAGTCGACCTTAATATAATTCTTGGGTTATGTGTTGGCCATGATACATTAGCCATGAAATATATGGAAGCTCCTATAACAACTTTAATTGTCAAGGATAGAGTAACTGGGCATAATCCAGCTGCTGCTATATATAATGCAGAGTCTTATTTTGAAAAAAAATTGTTTGATAAAGACGAAGAATAA
- the pyrF gene encoding orotidine-5'-phosphate decarboxylase — MINGKEKLIVAIDTDEFDKAKELIDKLEDSVDIFKVGLEQYVATKGKTIDYLKEKGKKIFLDLKFHDIPNTMKSAVRAAVRDNVWLMTIHVSDMEGMRQCALVAKEEAERLNIEKPLVVGVTVLTSLSNQDLQDIGCNMTTEELAIKRAKLAKESGIDGVVCSAQEVDKIVEACGTDFITVCPGIRPKSVEVGDQKRVVTPSDAIKRGAHYLVVGRPITKAESPRESAINIVKEIENA; from the coding sequence ATGATAAATGGTAAAGAGAAGCTAATAGTTGCAATTGATACTGACGAATTTGATAAAGCTAAAGAACTAATAGACAAATTAGAAGATAGTGTAGATATATTTAAGGTAGGGCTAGAACAATATGTAGCTACAAAAGGAAAGACAATAGATTATCTAAAAGAAAAAGGTAAAAAAATATTTTTAGACCTTAAATTCCATGATATTCCAAATACTATGAAAAGTGCAGTAAGAGCTGCAGTAAGGGATAATGTTTGGTTAATGACAATACATGTATCAGATATGGAAGGAATGAGACAGTGTGCACTAGTTGCCAAAGAAGAAGCAGAAAGATTAAATATAGAGAAACCTTTGGTGGTTGGAGTAACAGTTTTAACTTCATTAAGCAACCAAGATTTACAAGATATAGGATGCAATATGACAACAGAAGAATTGGCTATAAAGAGAGCTAAATTAGCAAAAGAATCAGGAATAGATGGAGTTGTTTGCTCAGCTCAAGAAGTAGATAAGATAGTAGAAGCATGTGGAACTGATTTTATAACAGTTTGCCCAGGAATAAGACCTAAGTCAGTAGAAGTTGGAGACCAAAAAAGAGTTGTTACTCCATCAGATGCAATAAAAAGAGGAGCTCATTATTTAGTTGTTGGAAGACCTATAACAAAAGCAGAAAGTCCAAGAGAATCAGCTATTAATATTGTAAAAGAAATAGAAAATGCTTAG